Proteins encoded by one window of Salvia splendens isolate huo1 chromosome 5, SspV2, whole genome shotgun sequence:
- the LOC121805545 gene encoding protein transport protein SEC31 homolog B-like: MAGCIKSVNRSASTAFSPDGAYIAAGTMAGAVDLQFSSTANLDIFELDFVSDDRQLIMAGTIPSSERFNRISWQKASANSEEYPLGLIAGGLVDGNIGLWNPKPLICKEGSDTSENTLVTNLTRHKGPVRGLEFNSITPHLIASGADEGDISIWDLTKPLEPNHFPALKGSGSASQGEISFLSWNSMVEKILASTSYNGTTVVWDLRKQKPVINFSDPVRRRCSVLQWNPDVATQLIVASDDDDSPSLKMWDVRNIMSPVKEFVGHTKGVIAMSWCPIDSSNLLTCSKDNRTICWDTISGEIVAELPAGTNWNFDVHWYPKIPGVISASSFDGKVSLYNIEGAGRYGLGEADFGAAPLRAPKWYKRKAGVSFGFGGKLVSFNSAESSTGSSEIFVHNLVTEHGLISRSSEFETAIQNGDRSALKLLCERKSQESESEEERETWGFMKVMFNEDGTARSRLLSHLGFSPPIEESNSELNDVTEHVDALSLDESKAIKTGVSGYKESALFATDNGEDFFNNLPSPKADTPVATSKDEVVGDSVKESHQEIDGREDSSDPSFDDAVQRALVVGDYKGAVAQCNSANRLADALVIAHVGGVSLWESTRDQYLRTSLSPYLKVVSAMVNNDLMSIANTRPLKSWKETLALFCTFSQTDEWTLLCDTLAARLMSSGDTTAATLCYICAGNIDKTVEIWSKSLSAEHDGKSYVDRLQDLMEKTIIFALATGQKRFSDSLCKLVEKYSEILASQGLLTTAMEYLNLLGTEELSTEITILRDRIARSTEQEKETVNTATYDNSQLQVGAAYDNSYSGVGTSQHHYQDTGAAHIQPIIPGNQYGDNYQQSPAVSYRRTYNAPPVYQPVPQSNTPPPTMFVPSPETPAPVGNFLPPPVNAQPPAKFIPANPPLLRNAEQYQQLSTLGSHLYPGASNPGYQAGAPGMSAYGANTSQVGPTTGQVMSQVMTPTPPSTGFMPVGNSGVQRSGMNPVQPSSPSPPAAMQPPVTPAAPSPTVQTADTSNVPAQQKPVIATLTRLFNETSEALGGSRANPAKKREIEDNSKKLGSLFAKLNSGDISKNAAEKLVQLCQALDNGDFATALQIQVHLTTSDWDECNFWLATLKRMIKTRQNFR, from the exons ATGGCGGGCTGTATAAAGTCTGTCAATAGATCGGCCTCGACGGCCTTCTCACCCGACGGTGCGTACATCGCCGCCGGGACCATGGCGGGGGCCGTGGATCTACAATTCAGCTCCACTGCCAATCTCGATATATTCGAGCTTGATTTCGTCTCCGACGATCGACAGTTGATCATGGCGGGCACTATTCCCAGCTCTGAGCGCTTCAATCGGATTTCGTGGCAGAAAGCCTCCGCCAATTCGGAGGAGTATCCGCTCGGTCTCATTGCTGGTGGTCTTGTCGACGGCAACATTGGGCTTTGGAATCCTAAGCCCCTGATCTG TAAAGAAGGTTCTGATACAAGTGAGAATACATTGGTCACAAATCTTACAAGACACAAAGGACCT GTTCGGGGGTTGGAGTTTAATTCTATTACTCCACACCTTATTGCTTCTGGTGCTGATGAAGGTGATATTTCTATTTGGGATTTGACCAAACCATTAGAGCCTAACCATTTTCCGGCACTGAAG GGTAGTGGGTCTGCATCACAAGGTGAAATTTCGTTTTTGTCCTGGAACAGCATGGTTGAGAAGATCCTGGCATCCACTTCTTATAATGGGACAACAG TGGTGTGGGATCTGAGGAAGCAAAAGCCAGTTATAAA TTTCTCGGATCCAGTTAGAAGGAGGTGCTCTGTTTTGCAGTGGAATCCCGATGTTGCAACTCAGCTTATTGTTGCttctgatgatgatgattcgcCTTCTCTCAAA ATGTGGGATGTGCGCAATATAATGTCTCCAGTGAAAGAGTTTGTAGGACACACCAAAG GCGTGATCGCTATGTCCTGGTGCCCTATTGACAGCTCTAATCTGCTTACCTGTTCCAAAGATAATCGCACTATTTGCTGGGACACAATATCTGGAGAG ATTGTAGCTGAATTACCTGCTGGAACCAACTGGAACTTTGATGTTCACTGGTATCCGAAAATTCCTGGAGTCATATCAGCATCTTCATTTGATGGGAAAGTCAGCCTGTATAACATTGAG GGTGCTGGCCGATATGGTCTTGGTGAGGCTGACTTTGGTGCAG CACCTCTGAGGGCTCCAAAGTGGTACAAGCGAAAAGCTGGAGTTTCATTTGGCTTTGGTGGGAAGCTTGTTTCATTTAATTCGGCTGAATCTTCTACTGGATCTTCAGAG ATCTTTGTGCACAATTTGGTCACTGAACATGGTTTGATTAGTCGATCTTCAGAGTTTGAAACGGCAATACAAAATGGGGATAGATCAGCTCTTAAACTTTTATGTGAAAGGAAGTCTCAAGAATCTGA ATCTGAAGAGGAAAGAGAAACATGGGGCTTCATGAAGGTTATGTTCAATGAGGATGGAACTGCACGGTCAAGGCTGCTTTCCCATCTTGGTTTCAGTCCGCCTATCGAAGAAAGCAACTCTGAACTGAATGATGTTACTGAGCATGTCGATGCTCTTAGTCTTGATGAGAGTAAAGCAATTAAAACAGGTGTTTCTGGGTACAAAGAATCTGCCTTATTTGCAACTGACAATGGGGAAGATTTCTTTAACAATCTACCTAGCCCCAAGGCAGATACACCTGTGGCTACTTCTAAGGATGAAGTTGTTGGAGACTCAGTAAAAGAATCCCATCAAGAAATTGACGGACGGGAGGACAGTTCTGATCCTTCATTTGATGATGCTGTCCAACGTGCTTTAGTTGTTGGTGACTATAAGGGGGCAGTTGCACAGTGCAATTCTGCCAATAGATTGGCAGATGCCTTGGTCATTGCGCACGTTGGTGGGGTTTCATTGTGGGAGAGCACACGTGACCAGTACCTCAGGACAAGTCTCTCTCCCTACCTAAAG GTTGTTTCTGCAATGGTAAACAATGACTTAATGAGCATAGCAAACACCAGACCTCTGAAATCATGGAAGGAAACCCTTGCTCTCTTTTGTACT TTTTCACAGACAGATGAGTGGACCCTATTATGTGACACTCTTGCTGCTAGACTTATGTCATCTGGTGATACAACTGCTGCGACACTATGTTATATTTGTGCTGGAAACATCGACAAAACTGTGGAAATTTGGTCAAAGAGCCTGTCAGCAGAACATGATGGAAAGTCCTATGTAGACCGTCTCCAG GATTTAATGGAGAAGACTATCATCTTTGCTTTGGCTACTGGGCAAAAGCGATTTAGTGATTCACTGTGTAAGCTAGTTGAGAAATATTCTGAAATATTAGCAAGTCAAGGGCTTTTAACTACGGCAATGGAGTACTTGAATCTTCTGGGGACTGAAGAATTGTCAACTGAAATTACTATCTTGCGTGATCGTATTGCTCGTTCAACTGAGCAAG AGAAAGAGACTGTGAATACAGCAACTTATGATAATAGTCAATTGCAAGTTGGAGCAGCATATGATAATAGTTACAGCGGTGTTGGCACTTCTCAACATCATTATCAG GATACTGGAGCAGCTCATATCCAACCTATCATTCCGGGCAATCAGTATGGTGATAATTATCAGCAGTCACCTGCTGTTTCGTACAGAAGAACTTATAACGCTCCTCCTGTTTATCAGCCAGTTCCACAGTCTAATACACCTCCGCCTACTATGTTTGTCCCTTCTCCTGAAACTCCAGCTCCAGTG GGAAACTTTCTTCCACCTCCTGTTAATGCTCAGCCTCCTGCGAAATTTATTCCCGCAAACCCTCCATTATTGAGAAATGCAGAGCAATATCAGCAGCTGTCCACTTTGGGTTCCCATTTATATCCA GGGGCTTCTAATCCTGGTTATCAAGCTGGTGCTCCGGGTATGTCGGCATATGGTGCTAACACATCTCAAGTGGGGCCAACTACTGGGCAAGTGATGTCCCAGGTTATGACTCCTACCCCACCTTCTACAGGATTCATGCCAGTGGGCAATTCAGGGGTCCAAAGGTCTGGTATGAATCCAGTGCAACCTTCTAGTCCTTCTCCGCCAGCTGCAATGCAACCACCAGTTACTCCTGCTGCTCCCTCTCCTACAGTACAGACTGCTGATACATCAAATGTTCCTG CACAACAGAAGCCGGTCATTGCAACTCTAACAAGACTTTTTAACGAGACAAGTGAAGCATTGGGAGGATCAAGGGCAAATCCCGCAAAGAAGCGAGAAATAGAGGACAACTCAAAGAAGTTAGGGTCCCTGTTTGCGAAACTCAATAGTGGAGACATATCTAAAAATGCTGCAGAAAAGCTTGTACAGCTTTGTCAAGCACTGGACAATGGTGATTTTGCCACTGCCCTTCAGATCCAG GTTCACCTCACAACAAGTGATTGGGATGAATGCAACTTCTGGTTAGCAACATTGAAAAGAATGATCAAGACTAGACAGAACTTCAGATAA